The following coding sequences are from one Triticum dicoccoides isolate Atlit2015 ecotype Zavitan chromosome 4A, WEW_v2.0, whole genome shotgun sequence window:
- the LOC119283914 gene encoding uncharacterized protein LOC119283914, which yields MAAGNPRLPNFILLDAATRISDLRNGTATAWALTTAGLTIQVSLVVAAPPRLSHFCVCCPGRDATAFADAPRVVCSTGDHALIRAGFTTGDSPQHFIYRARGPDGRPSLDLIPDLIDYYSRKEILSLPLGFVSSRDHLVIAALSYGPTDLQYYLHTLSSEPRSTWSKKLLQVELPHGLSKKPFVIDHSKVIALGGGLLGWVDLWEGILICDVLDPGTAPLRLVPMPKLLPSNRQLCDQQSLARAVRDVTFSRGYIRCVELEELVELRVRTVPPLPDPSDMDELQDSECTIDPPQEDGEEYVTLVGGSSHGTGH from the coding sequence ATGGCCGCCGGCAACCCCCGCCTCCCCAACTTCATCCTCCTCGACGCGGCcacccgcatcagcgatctccgcaACGGAACCGCCACCGCGTGGGCCTTGACGACGGCGGGCCTCACCATACAGGTCTCCTTGGTGGTGGCCGCGCCGCCGCGCCTCTCCCACTTCTGCGTCTGCTGCCCCGGCCGCGACGCGACCGCCTTCGCGGACGCGCCCAGGGTCGTCTGCTCCACGGGGGACCACGCCCTCATCCGGGCCGGCTTCACCACCGGCGACTCTCCGCAGCACTTCATCTACCGGGCCAGGGGCCCCGACGGCCGGCCGTCGCTTGACCTGATCCCGGACTTGATTGATTATTACTCCCGGAAAGAGATTTTGAGTCTGCCCCTCGGGTTCGTCTCCAGCCGCGACCACTTGGTCATAGCGGCTCTGAGCTACGGGCCGACGGACTTGCAGTACTATCTCCACACCCTCAGCTCCGAGCCCCGGTCCACCTGGTCCAAGAAGCTGCTGCAGGTGGAGCTCCCCCATGGATTATCCAAGAAACCGTTTGTGATCGATCACAGCAAGGTGATTGCCCTTGGAGGCGGGCTGCTGGGATGGGTCGATCTCTGGGAGGGCATCCTGATCTGCGACGTGCTTGACCCTGGGACGGCCCCGTTGCGCTTGGTGCCGATGCCCAAGCTGCTGCCCAGCAACAGACAACTCTGTGACCAGCAATCTTTGGCACGGGCGGTTCGGGACGTCACCTTCAGCCGTGGCTACATCAGATGCGTCGAACTTGAGGAGCTGGTAGAACTCAGAGTCAGAACTGTGCCGCCTCTTCCTGACCCCTCGGACATGGATGAGCTCCAAGACTCGGAATGCACCATCGATCCGCCCCAGGAGGATGGGGAAGAATATGTTACGTTGGTTGGAGGCTCATCACATGGTACAGGGCATTGA